Proteins encoded by one window of Panicum virgatum strain AP13 chromosome 7N, P.virgatum_v5, whole genome shotgun sequence:
- the LOC120681175 gene encoding receptor-like protein 7 → MKPRSPGVAGVFSGKTTLHIARLRPRWFHGQKLAKSPSHCILRARVGKNVPCQAARTNSRAASASTRPSSSSSPAPRPPALGAPPTRPRRSFQRPELSLPSWRARTDCCRWEGVTCGAAPGPGRGTVVVMALDLGGRGLRSRAGLDGGSLFRLATLRRLSLAGNDFGGAGLPAAGFESLAELTHLNLSGAGFAGQVPAGIGALRKLVSLDLSSADDGQLTSLAPLGFNEPTIGAVVANLTSLRELRLDGVGMSAAAAGDWCAVLADSTPRLRVLTMQSCNLSGPICPSLSRLRSLAVVDLSNNNQGYSDDGSVIALSGPIPEFFAEFQHLTVLQLPRLRVLVVSSNYDLAGSLPELPAGSSLEVLNLRETKICGQIPSSIGNLKHLKILDISGTNGSGGIPASIGDLASLSFLDLSSSGFQIGELPAAIGRLQSLSTLRLIQCGISGEIPTSFANLTSLTELDLSLFRSRP, encoded by the coding sequence ATGAAACCTCGGTCGCCGGGGGTCGCCGGCGTCTTTTCGGGGAAAACCACGCTACATATAGCTCGGCTCCGGCCCCGCTGGTTCCACGGCCAGAAGCTTGCCAAGAGCCCAAGTCACTGCATCCTCCGCGCTCGCGTGGGCAAGAACGTGCCATGTCAGGCTGCACGGACGAACAGCCGCGCCGCGTCCGCGTCgacgcgcccctcctcctcctcgtcaccTGCGCCGCGGCCTCCGGCTCTGGGTGCCCCGCCGACCAGGCCACGGCGCTCCTTCCAGCGGCCGGAGCTGAGCCTGCCGTCGTGGCGCGCGCGCACGGACTGCTGCCGCTGGGAGGGCGTCACCTGCGGCGCGGCCCCGGGCCCGGGGCGGGGCACGGTCGTCGTCATGGCGCTCGacctcggcggccgcggcctgcGGAGCCGCGCCGGCCTCGACGGCGGCTCCCTCTTCCGCCTCGCCACTCTGCGGCGCCTCAGCCTCGCGGGCAACGACttcggcggcgcggggctccCGGCGGCCGGGTTCGAGAGCCTCGCCGAGCTCACCCACCTCAACCTCTCCGGCGCCGGGTTCGCCGGCCAGGTGCCCGCCGGCATCGGCGCCTTGCGCAAGCTCGTGTCCCTAGACCTCTCCTCCGCTGATGACGGCCAGCTTACCTCCCTCGCGCCGTTGGGGTTCAACGAGCCGACCATTGGAGCCGTCGTGGCCAACCTCACCAGCCTGCGGGAGCTCCGCCTCGACGGGGTGGGCAtgtccgccgcggcggccggagacTGGTGCGCCGTCCTCGCGGACTCCACCCCGCGGCTCCGGGTGCTCACCATGCAGTCCTGCAACCTCTCCGGCCCCATCTGCCCATCCCTCTCGCGCCTCCGGTCGCTCGCCGTCGTCGACCTCTCCAACAACAACCAAGGTTACTCCGACGACGGGTCGGTGATCGCCTTGTCCGGGCCGATACCCGAGTTCTTCGCCGAGTTCCAGCACCTCACCGTCCTTCAGCTGCCGAGGCTACGGGTGCTCGTCGTGTCGTCCAACTACGACCTCGCCGGCAGCTTGCCGGAGCTCCCCGCCGGTAGCTCCTTGGAGGTTCTGAACCTGAGAGAAACAAAAATTTGTGGTCAAATACCGAGCTCTATCGGCAACCTGAAACATCTCAAGATTCTGGACATCAGCGGGACCAATGGGTCTGGAGGGATTCCCGCCTCGATCGGTGACCTTGCATCACTGAGCTTCTTGGATCTGAGCAGCAGCGGGTTCCAAATTGGAGAGCTGCCGGCTGCCATTGGCAGGCTGCAGTCCCTGTCCACTCTGCGGCTCATCCAGTGCGGCATCTCAGGCGAAATACCAACGTCGTTTGCGAATCTGACAAGCTTAACTGAATTGGACCTCTCACTTTTTCGCAGCCGTCCCTGa
- the LOC120683027 gene encoding SWI/SNF complex subunit SWI3A-like, translating to MSPPAAGAAATSGDGPPSSPRELYTIPASSGWFRWDGIHETERRALPEFFGGAGGAGFGTATRNPRIYREYRDFIIAKYREDPARRLTFTEVRRALVGDVTLLRKVFAFLDASGLINFSASGPASRQQEVGVVVEAPVGLQVTPRPPASYFAEEKRGGAGGEKENGFRLPPLTSYSDVFGEWAPGKAPICGFCGEECNDEKVETLKDGFKVCSKCSKSNNDNEEEANKCPGDKKENVDNHASSPWTDAETLLLLEGVLKHGDDWDLIAQHVRTKNKSECIARLIQLPFGEHMLGTINGKSVSRLHMNQATDGKMNQHLIKDSSSNSTEKVDGMQIDGNEDSADKTGEEHPTKRRRLFSSMDATTSLMEQLALLTTSTSPDVVAAAADAAIKALGNENPQARKAFLLSEREFKTKAFASNHVQQINHKVGNKDMEMHGQTGSDKKLEKKFIASAYQVRAAVATAIGVAAARAKMLADQEEREMELLMASIIETQLRKMQYKIKHFEELESVMEQEYTAMQQMQGSLMNEWLKALEQAFRAGVSLPRDELLIKLFLNKATGHELPEREKESYARSRACRLALIDHAVARKKPPLNAFKPHPEHKSKLVCNITGDTVNKSEEHIWKHINGKRFLNKLEKLEEQMASGEMANGETAKSNEMEKKSKSSKKDKKDKKGKKKTNVASPSVPREPKPEMDDSDDPDFWVPPVGSRWDDDDGKDRWESSPGKNDSAKNEGGSDDDDGGDNDDGNDDDMADKDDAESRELASSRTKRMSLEAVGPSSFASRKKKPKKEQ from the exons atgtcgccgccggcggccggcgcggccgccacctccggCGACGGGCCGCCGTCGTCTCCGCGCGAGCTCTACACCATCCCAGCCTCATCCG GTTGGTTCCGGTGGGACGGGATCCACGAGACGGAGCGCCGCGCGCTGCCGGAGTTCTTCggtggggccggcggcgccgggttCGGGACGGCGACGCGGAACCCGCGGATCTACCGCGAGTACCGCGACTTCATCATCGCCAAGTACCGGGAGGACCCGGCGCGCCGGCTCACCTTCACCGAGGTCCGCAGGGCGCTCGTCGGGGACGTCACGCTCCTCCGGAAGGTCTTCGCCTTCCTCGACGCCTCCGGCCTCATCAACTTCTCGGCCTCGGGCCCCGCGTCGCGGCAGCAGGAGGTGGGGGTCGTCGTGGAGGCGCCCGTGGGGCTGCAGgtcacgccgcggccgccggcgtcctaCTTCGCCGAGGAGAAGCGGGGAGGGGCGGGCGGGGAGAAGGAGAACGGGTTCCGCTTGCCCCCGCTGACCTCGTACAGCGATGTGTTTGGCGAATGGGCGCCTGGGAAGGCCCCTATATGTGGGTTTTGCGGCGAGGAGTGCAATGATGAGAAGGTTGAGACGTTGAAG GATGGTTTTAAAGTATGTTCAAAGTGTTCCAAAAGCAATAATGATAATGAGGAAGAAGCAAATAAATGTCCTGGTGACAAAAAGGAGAACGTGGACAACCATGCTTCTAGTCCATGGACAGATGCAGAGACATTACTCCTTTTAGAAGGAGTCCTAAAACATGGAGATGACTGGGATCTTATCGCCCAGCATGTCCGCACAAAGAATAAATCAGAATGCATAGCAAGGCTTATTCAGTTACCTTTTGGTGAACATATGCTGGGCACAATAAATGGTAAATCTGTTAGCCGGCTCCACATGAACCAGGCAACTGATGGAAAAATGAATCAGCACCTTATAAAGGACTCTTCAAGCAATTCAACTGAAAAGGTTGATGGCATGCAAATTGATGGAAATGAAGATAGTGCTGATAAAACAGGAGAAGAACATCCTACAAAACGCAGACGGTTATTTTCTTCAATGGATGCTACCACTTCATTAATGGAGCAG TTAGCACTCCTGACCACATCAACGAGCCCAGATGTTGTTGCTGCAGCTGCTGATGCTGCAATTAAAGCTTTGGGCAATGAAAATCCCCAAGCAAGGAAAGCCTTTCTCCTTAGTGAGCGAGAATTTAAGACTAAGGCATTCGCTTCAAACCATGTCCAACAGAT CAATCACAAAGTTGGCAATAAGGATATGGAAATGCATGGACAGACTGGTTCTG ATAAGAAGCTGGAAAAGAAGTTCATTGCTAGTGCATATCAAGTGAGGGCAGCTGTTGCTACCGCTATTGGTGTAGCTGCTGCCCGTGCTAAAATGCTTGCAGACCAGGAGGAGCGAGAAATGGAGCTCCTAATGGCATCAATAATCGAAACTCAG CTAAGGAAGATGCAGTACAAGATCAAACACTTTGAGGAGCTAGAGTCGGTCATGGAGCAGGAGTACACCGCTATGCAGCAAATGCAGGGATCCCTAATGAATGAATGGCTAAAGGCCCTGGAGCAAGCATTCCGGGCTGGAGTGTCACTGCCGAGAGATGAATTGCTCATAAAGCTGTTCCTGAACAAGGC GACGGGGCACGAGCTGCCGGAGCGGGAGAAGGAGTCCTACGCGCGGTCCCGCGCCTGCCGTCTCGCGCTTATCGACCACGCCGTCGCGCGCAAGAAGCCGCCGCTCAACGCCTTCAAGCCCCACCCCGAGCACAA GTCGAAGCTGGTATGCAACATTACAGGGGATACAGTTAACAAGTCGGAGGAGCATATATGGAAGCACATCAACGGGAAGAGATTTCTTAACAAGCTAG AAAAGCTAGAAGAACAGATGGCTTCTGGTGAGATGGCTAATGGAGAAACTGCAAAGTCAAATGAAATGGAAAAGAAGAGCAAGTCAAGCAAGAAGgacaaaaaggacaagaaaggCAAGAAGAAAACTAATGTTGCCAGTCCTTCTGTGCCACGAGAACCTAAACCAGAGATGGATGATTCGGATGATCCAGATTTTTGGGTGCCTCCTGTCGGAAGTCGctgggatgatgatgacggGAAAGACAGATGGGAGTCGTCACCAGGGAAGAATGACTCAGCAAAGAATGAAGGTGGTTCTG atgatgatgacggTGGTGATAATGACGATGGCAACGATGATGATATGGCTGACAAGGATGATGCTGAATCAAGGGAACTTGCTTCGAG CAGGACAAAGCGAATGTCACTAGAAGCAGTTGGGCCAAGTAGCTTCGCTTCAAGGAAGAAAAAACCCAAGAAGGAGCAGTAA